A window of the Chanodichthys erythropterus isolate Z2021 chromosome 21, ASM2448905v1, whole genome shotgun sequence genome harbors these coding sequences:
- the si:dkey-28n18.9 gene encoding sorting nexin-6, giving the protein MEGSSAEAALSVSANSIRITDLTQDGDVLTFAITSQKLNGSAGVCVFRTYEDFDWLQQSLFSQENVPGLQGIIFPPLPPKALPTQVNMQTKAFKQLGFLALGQGWQSYCKALEFYLQQVATHPTLCKCKALESFLINTESPGKQRGRKGIFNRLSQAVEEMRKESHKDVDNFFQNERNRNTSIAALSKVATEKLLDVVMTEQKLALACGHFSTSLHLCVNQDDADAVAFSKVCLKLSDIIEAVKQNYEKVASNNLTTLGLGLDLESRYQEAEKEMLFRRTCKLVELETVKKSTEKAKANKREVMEAFQKAVEKEFNLISSVAKQEIEHFHSSRVNVLKNLLIDWCEQQLNTAKECAELYSQYLEACRNMYSE; this is encoded by the exons ATG GAAGGTTCAAGTGCAGAAGCAGCACTAAGTGTAAGTGCGAACAGCATCAGAATCACTGATTTGACTCAGGATGGAGACGTTCTGACGTTTGCCATCACGTCCCAGAAA ttGAACGGCAGTGCCGGGGTGTGTGTGTTTCGAACATATGAGGACTTTGATTGGCTTCAACAGAGTCTTTTCTCACAAGAAAATGTTCCTGGACTTCAGGGAATTATA TTTCCACCTTTGCCCCCTAAAGCACTTCCAACCCAGGTGAACATGCAGACCAAAGCATTCAAACAACTTG GGTTCCTGGCTTTAGGACAGGGTTGGCAGAGTTATTGTAAGGCTTTGGAGTTTTATCTCCAGCAGGTGGCAACACACCCAACTCTCTGCAAGTGCAAAGCACTGGAGAGCTTTCTTATTAACACTGag TCTCCTGGAAAACAGCGAGGCAGGAAAGGAATCTTTAATCGCCTTAGTCAGGCTGTGGAGGAGAtgagaaaagaaagtcataag GATGTGGACAACTTCTTTCAGAACGAGAGAAATAGAAACACAAGTATTGCTGCTTTATCAAAGGTTGCCACAGAG AAATTACTTGATGTTGTGATGACAGAGCAAA aGCTTGCTTTGGCCTGTGGACATTTCTCCACATCTCTTCATCTTTGTGTGAATCAGGACGATGCAGATGCTGTAGCTTTCTCCAA GGTTTGCTTGAAGCTGTCTGATATTATTGAGGCAGTAAAG caaAACTATGAGAAAGTTGCCAGTAACAACCTAACCACTCTTGGTTTGGGTCTGGACCTGGAGTCTCGCTATCAAGAGGCAGAGAAA GAGATGCTCTTCAGAAGAACCTGTAAACTGGTAGAGCTAGAAACTGTTAAGAAGAGTACAGAAAAAGCCAAGGCCAATAAGAGAGAAGTG ATGGAGGCATTTCAAAAAGCTGTTGAAAAAGAGTTCAACCTGATCTCATCTGTGGCTAAACAAGAG ATTGAGCATTTCCATAGCTCCCGAGTGAATGTGCTGAAGAACTTGCTGATTGACTGGTGTGAACAGCAGCTCAACACAGCGAAGGAGTGCGCTGAACTCTATTCTCAGTATCTGGAAGCTTGCAGAAACATGTATTCAGAATGA